The proteins below come from a single Nocardiopsis gilva YIM 90087 genomic window:
- a CDS encoding DUF4870 domain-containing protein, with protein MMSETPPNGPQPQDRPADGQPEPGPTPPDAQPGAGQAGTGGQPGYGDQPQPPQQPDYAQPYQQQPPPGYGQPQPGYAQPSGGQQPYPGYGQQPYPPQQPQQPGYGPPPQQPPQPPQGYEQQPGYAQPSGGQQPPQGFEQPQPGYGQPPYPPQQPQQPAFGQPPQPGMGYEQQQFPQQGFQPQQGYGQQGAADDTTWAMIAHLSGIIMACLGWLPALIVFQVKKTHSAYVRHHASEALNFQLTLLIPYALSWIVFLGLGVFYPDQSWIGSVLIAVFWAVAILFGVLGSLGANKGAWYRYPVVIRLVK; from the coding sequence ATGATGAGCGAGACCCCGCCCAACGGACCACAGCCCCAGGACCGTCCGGCCGACGGCCAACCGGAGCCCGGCCCCACCCCTCCCGACGCGCAACCGGGTGCGGGGCAGGCGGGGACCGGTGGGCAGCCCGGGTACGGCGATCAGCCCCAGCCCCCGCAGCAGCCCGACTACGCCCAGCCGTACCAGCAGCAGCCCCCGCCGGGCTATGGGCAGCCGCAGCCGGGGTACGCCCAGCCCAGCGGCGGGCAGCAGCCCTACCCCGGGTACGGTCAGCAGCCCTACCCGCCGCAGCAGCCCCAGCAGCCCGGCTACGGGCCGCCGCCCCAGCAGCCTCCTCAGCCCCCGCAGGGCTACGAGCAGCAGCCGGGCTACGCCCAGCCGAGTGGCGGACAGCAGCCTCCGCAGGGCTTCGAGCAGCCGCAGCCCGGGTACGGCCAACCGCCCTACCCGCCGCAGCAGCCCCAGCAGCCCGCCTTCGGGCAGCCGCCCCAGCCGGGGATGGGCTACGAGCAGCAGCAGTTCCCGCAGCAGGGCTTCCAACCGCAGCAGGGGTACGGGCAGCAGGGCGCCGCCGACGACACCACGTGGGCGATGATCGCGCACCTGTCCGGCATCATCATGGCCTGCCTCGGCTGGCTGCCCGCGCTGATCGTCTTCCAGGTGAAGAAGACCCACTCGGCCTATGTCCGGCACCACGCGAGTGAGGCGCTCAACTTCCAGCTGACGCTGCTTATCCCCTACGCGCTGTCGTGGATCGTGTTCCTCGGCCTCGGGGTCTTCTACCCCGACCAGTCGTGGATCGGCTCCGTGCTGATCGCGGTGTTCTGGGCGGTGGCCATCCTGTTCGGGGTGCTGGGCTCCCTCGGCGCCAACAAGGGCGCCTGGTACCGCTACCCCGTGGTGATCCGGCTGGTGAAGTAG
- the dnaJ gene encoding molecular chaperone DnaJ: MANDYYEILGVRRDASKDEIKKAYRRLARELHPDVNPDPATQERFKEVTQAYEVLSDDSKRRMFDMGADPFAPGGGAGAGAGGFGATGFPFDDIMNAFFGGGQPGGGRGPRDRVRRGRSIKVRVELDLSEAAFGVTKDVTFPTAVLCDTCQGEGTAKGSHRRTCDMCHGRGEVSQVARSFLGQVMTTRPCPQCSGQGSVITDPCADCSGEGRVREKVTRKVQIPAGVEDGTQIQLAGEGEVGPNGGPRGDIFLEIVQRPHPIFERRGDDLHCTITVPMTAAALGASFTFETLDGTEEIDLRPGTNSGHVMTLAGRGSKRLDGSGRGDLMIQVDVETPAKLDEEQEAMLRKFAELRGEDKPPGKFSPGHSGLFSKLRDAFGAR, translated from the coding sequence GTGGCGAACGACTATTACGAGATCCTCGGTGTGCGCCGGGACGCGTCCAAGGACGAGATCAAGAAGGCTTACCGCCGACTCGCCCGTGAGCTGCACCCGGACGTCAACCCCGACCCGGCCACCCAGGAGCGCTTCAAGGAAGTGACGCAGGCCTACGAGGTCCTCTCCGACGACAGCAAGCGGCGCATGTTCGACATGGGCGCCGACCCGTTCGCGCCCGGTGGCGGCGCCGGTGCCGGAGCCGGCGGCTTCGGCGCGACGGGCTTCCCGTTCGACGACATCATGAACGCCTTCTTCGGCGGCGGGCAGCCCGGCGGCGGGCGCGGCCCGCGCGACCGGGTGCGCCGCGGGCGCAGCATCAAGGTGCGCGTCGAGCTCGACCTCTCCGAGGCGGCCTTCGGTGTCACCAAGGACGTGACATTCCCCACCGCCGTCCTGTGCGACACCTGTCAGGGCGAGGGGACGGCCAAGGGCAGCCACCGCCGCACCTGTGACATGTGCCACGGGCGTGGTGAGGTCTCCCAGGTCGCGCGCTCCTTCCTGGGCCAGGTCATGACCACCCGCCCCTGCCCGCAGTGCTCGGGCCAGGGCAGTGTGATCACCGACCCGTGCGCCGACTGCTCGGGCGAGGGCCGTGTCCGCGAGAAGGTCACCCGCAAGGTGCAGATCCCGGCCGGTGTCGAGGACGGCACCCAGATCCAGCTCGCCGGCGAGGGCGAGGTCGGCCCCAACGGCGGCCCGCGCGGCGACATCTTCCTGGAGATCGTGCAGCGTCCGCACCCCATCTTCGAGCGGCGCGGCGACGACCTCCACTGCACGATCACCGTCCCCATGACGGCCGCGGCCCTCGGCGCCTCGTTCACCTTCGAGACCCTGGACGGCACCGAGGAGATCGACCTGCGGCCCGGCACCAACTCCGGGCACGTCATGACGCTGGCCGGCCGGGGCAGCAAGCGGCTCGACGGCAGCGGACGCGGCGACCTGATGATCCAGGTCGACGTGGAGACGCCGGCCAAGCTCGACGAGGAGCAGGAGGCGATGCTGCGCAAGTTCGCCGAGCTGCGCGGCGAGGACAAGCCGCCGGGCAAGTTCAGTCCGGGCCACAGCGGCCTGTTCTCCAAGCTGCGTGACGCGTTCGGCGCCAGGTAA
- a CDS encoding DUF3097 domain-containing protein has protein sequence MAGDWRRPRKGRVAEVPIERDLVVESADERFCGAVVDWDKTTVTLEDRHGGRRVFDLTPAAFLVDGEPVTLVRPAAAPRGPARSASGSIAVQHARSQVAKESRIYVEGVHDAELVEQVWGHDLRVEGVVVEYLEGVDHLPEVVRDFAPGPRRRLGVLVDHLVPGSKESRIAAEVASPHVLVTGHPFVDVWQAVKPSAVGIDAWPQVPRGVPWKEGVLRALGSREEPGEAWRRILGSVRSYADLEPELLGRVEELIDFVTAPYVVED, from the coding sequence CTGGCGGGCGACTGGCGCCGCCCCCGCAAGGGCAGGGTCGCCGAAGTCCCCATCGAGCGCGACCTGGTGGTGGAGTCCGCCGACGAGCGGTTCTGCGGAGCCGTGGTCGATTGGGACAAGACCACCGTCACTCTGGAGGACCGGCACGGCGGGCGGCGCGTGTTCGACCTCACCCCGGCCGCCTTCCTGGTCGACGGTGAACCCGTCACGCTCGTGCGCCCGGCGGCCGCACCGCGCGGGCCGGCGCGCAGCGCCTCCGGCTCGATCGCGGTCCAGCACGCGCGCTCCCAGGTGGCCAAGGAGAGCCGGATCTATGTGGAGGGTGTCCACGACGCCGAGCTCGTGGAGCAGGTGTGGGGCCACGACCTGCGCGTGGAGGGCGTGGTCGTGGAGTACCTGGAGGGGGTCGACCACCTCCCCGAGGTCGTGCGCGACTTCGCCCCGGGGCCGCGTCGGCGGCTCGGGGTCCTGGTGGACCACCTCGTGCCGGGCTCCAAGGAGAGCCGGATCGCCGCCGAGGTGGCCTCGCCGCACGTCCTGGTCACGGGCCATCCCTTTGTCGACGTCTGGCAGGCGGTGAAGCCGTCCGCCGTGGGCATCGACGCCTGGCCGCAGGTGCCGCGCGGCGTCCCGTGGAAGGAGGGGGTGCTGCGCGCTCTGGGCAGCCGGGAGGAGCCCGGGGAGGCCTGGCGGCGCATCCTAGGATCGGTACGGTCGTATGCCGATCTGGAACCAGAACTACTCGGGCGCGTCGAAGAACTGATCGACTTCGTTACCGCCCCGTACGTGGTGGAAGACTAG
- a CDS encoding 16S rRNA (uracil(1498)-N(3))-methyltransferase codes for MTPPVFLAGAGELDQDRVLLSGPEGRHAAVVRRITVGETVDLVDGAGTRARCVVTDVGKDSVVCAVRERRVEPRPSPAITVVQALPKGDRGELSVEVMTEAGVDAIVPWSAERCVTRWKAERAAKSLAKWRATAREAAKQARRSRIPEVADLAATRDVAALLATVDLGIVLHEDTDERLSALKLPESGAAAGDAPAGGIVVVVGPEGGFTDAELRAFEEAGAVRALLGPTVLRTSTAGVAALAVLQARSGRW; via the coding sequence TTGACACCTCCGGTTTTCCTGGCCGGGGCGGGTGAGCTCGATCAGGACCGCGTGCTGCTGTCCGGGCCCGAGGGGCGGCACGCGGCCGTGGTCCGCCGTATCACCGTCGGCGAGACCGTGGATCTCGTCGACGGTGCGGGGACGCGGGCGCGCTGCGTGGTCACCGACGTCGGCAAGGACTCCGTGGTCTGCGCCGTGCGGGAGCGCCGCGTCGAGCCGCGGCCCAGCCCGGCCATCACGGTCGTGCAGGCGCTGCCCAAGGGCGACCGCGGCGAGCTGTCCGTCGAGGTCATGACCGAGGCCGGGGTCGACGCGATCGTGCCGTGGTCAGCCGAGCGCTGCGTGACCCGCTGGAAGGCCGAGCGCGCCGCCAAGTCGCTGGCCAAGTGGCGGGCCACGGCCCGCGAGGCGGCCAAGCAGGCCCGGCGCAGCCGGATCCCGGAGGTCGCTGATCTGGCCGCCACCCGCGACGTCGCCGCCCTGCTCGCCACCGTCGACCTGGGCATCGTCCTGCACGAGGACACCGACGAGCGGCTGTCCGCGCTCAAGCTCCCCGAGAGCGGCGCGGCGGCGGGGGACGCTCCGGCGGGCGGCATCGTCGTGGTGGTGGGCCCCGAGGGCGGGTTCACCGACGCGGAACTGCGGGCCTTCGAGGAGGCCGGCGCCGTGCGTGCGCTCCTCGGGCCGACCGTGCTGCGCACCTCCACCGCGGGCGTCGCCGCGCTCGCCGTTCTGCAGGCCCGCAGCGGCCGCTGGTAG
- the rodA gene encoding rod shape-determining protein RodA gives MIPYSSPHLPHPSLSGRVGGLIAAGRPRRFDWVLLGAVLALSAIGVLLVGASTYDPRDPGGALGYVERQLLHVAVGAVLCLLVAAVDYRTPRAYAPIVYVVSLIGLVVVLTPLGETINGSQGWIVIFGIQAQPSEFAKIGLLLAIAMLLGEPRDGEYAPTTRDVVISLIALSVPLALIALQPDLGTDLVMGAIFLGMLTLSGAPLRWVVGLLFCGALAAFSMWWFELLKPYQLDRVATMIDPSADPQGAGYNANQAIIAIGSGGFNGTGLFQGQQTSGRFVPEQHTDFIFTVAAEELGFIGGIAVIGLLTLIIQRILRVAAGCSQPYARLVCVGVATWFVFQSFINIGMTLGVAPVTGLPLPFVSYGGTATVAHLIAIGLVVSIHARDRGFD, from the coding sequence ATGATTCCCTACAGTAGCCCGCACCTGCCCCACCCGAGCCTGAGCGGACGGGTCGGCGGCCTCATCGCCGCGGGGCGACCGCGCCGCTTCGACTGGGTCCTGCTGGGGGCCGTCCTGGCGCTCTCCGCGATCGGCGTGCTCCTGGTCGGCGCCTCGACCTACGACCCGCGCGACCCGGGGGGCGCGCTCGGGTATGTGGAGCGCCAGCTCCTCCACGTCGCCGTGGGGGCGGTGCTGTGCCTGCTGGTCGCCGCGGTCGACTACCGCACGCCGCGCGCCTACGCCCCGATCGTGTACGTGGTCTCCCTGATCGGCCTGGTGGTGGTCCTCACCCCGCTGGGTGAGACCATCAACGGCTCCCAAGGGTGGATCGTCATCTTCGGGATCCAGGCCCAGCCCAGTGAGTTCGCCAAGATCGGGCTGCTCCTCGCCATCGCCATGCTGCTCGGCGAGCCCCGCGACGGCGAGTACGCCCCCACCACCCGCGACGTGGTTATCAGCCTGATCGCGCTGTCGGTCCCGCTGGCCCTCATCGCGCTCCAGCCCGACCTCGGCACCGACCTGGTCATGGGCGCCATCTTCCTCGGCATGCTCACGCTGTCGGGGGCGCCGCTGCGGTGGGTCGTGGGACTGCTGTTCTGCGGCGCCCTCGCCGCGTTCAGCATGTGGTGGTTCGAACTGCTCAAGCCCTACCAACTGGACCGTGTCGCCACCATGATCGACCCCAGTGCCGACCCGCAGGGCGCCGGGTACAACGCCAACCAGGCGATCATCGCCATCGGGTCGGGCGGGTTCAACGGCACCGGCCTGTTCCAGGGGCAGCAGACCAGTGGGCGGTTCGTGCCCGAGCAGCACACGGACTTCATCTTTACGGTGGCCGCCGAGGAGCTGGGATTCATCGGCGGCATAGCGGTCATCGGCCTGCTGACGCTGATCATCCAGCGCATCCTGCGGGTGGCCGCGGGGTGCTCCCAGCCCTACGCGCGTCTCGTCTGCGTCGGTGTGGCCACCTGGTTCGTCTTCCAGAGCTTCATCAACATCGGGATGACCCTGGGCGTCGCACCGGTCACCGGACTGCCGCTGCCCTTCGTGTCCTACGGCGGCACCGCCACCGTCGCCCACCTCATCGCGATCGGGTTGGTGGTCAGCATCCACGCGCGCGACCGCGGCTTCGACTGA
- the hrcA gene encoding heat-inducible transcriptional repressor HrcA, translated as MLDDRKLAVLRAIVEDYVSTKEPVGSKALSDRHTLGVSPATIRNEMVALEEEGYITQPHTSAGRIPTDKGYRLFVDRLSTVKPLSAAERRAIETFLGGAVDLDEIVTRTVRLLAQLTRQVAIVQYPSLTRSAVQHVELVPLGPQRVMMVLITDTGRVEQRVIDHLDWVDDDSVENLRTLLNRLLVGKWLTDVPPALADVPTLVPSDERRMAASVLSVLLESLVESREEKIVLAGTANLAAMDFSASLREVLEALEENVVLIRLLGEAGDPSSLTVRIGEENSHEGFRSTSIVSAGYGIGDHSLAKLGVVGPTRMDYPGTMGAVRAVARYVGTILAGQ; from the coding sequence GTGCTCGACGACCGGAAACTCGCGGTTCTGCGTGCCATCGTCGAGGACTACGTGTCCACGAAGGAGCCCGTGGGATCGAAGGCCTTGTCGGATCGGCACACCCTCGGTGTCTCACCGGCGACGATCCGCAATGAGATGGTGGCTCTCGAAGAAGAGGGGTACATCACCCAGCCGCACACAAGCGCCGGCCGCATCCCCACGGACAAGGGCTACCGCCTCTTCGTCGACCGACTGTCCACCGTCAAGCCCCTGTCCGCTGCGGAGCGGAGGGCGATCGAGACGTTCCTCGGCGGTGCGGTCGACCTCGACGAGATCGTGACCCGCACGGTGCGGCTGCTCGCGCAGCTGACCCGGCAGGTGGCGATCGTCCAGTACCCGTCCCTGACCCGTTCGGCCGTGCAGCACGTCGAGCTCGTGCCGCTGGGGCCGCAGCGGGTGATGATGGTGTTGATCACCGACACCGGACGGGTGGAGCAGCGGGTGATCGACCACCTCGACTGGGTCGACGACGACAGCGTCGAGAACCTCCGGACTCTGCTCAACCGGCTGCTGGTCGGCAAGTGGCTGACCGACGTGCCGCCCGCCCTGGCCGATGTGCCGACGCTCGTTCCCTCGGACGAGCGGCGGATGGCGGCGTCGGTGCTGTCGGTCCTGCTGGAAAGCCTCGTGGAAAGCCGCGAGGAGAAGATCGTCCTGGCGGGAACAGCGAATCTCGCCGCGATGGATTTCTCGGCTAGCCTTCGGGAGGTACTCGAAGCGCTGGAAGAGAACGTGGTCCTCATCCGTTTGCTTGGTGAGGCGGGGGACCCCTCCTCGCTCACGGTACGCATCGGCGAAGAGAACTCCCATGAGGGCTTCAGATCGACCTCGATCGTCTCCGCTGGTTACGGCATCGGTGATCACTCGCTGGCCAAGCTCGGTGTGGTCGGTCCGACACGCATGGATTACCCCGGAACGATGGGAGCGGTACGCGCTGTGGCTCGGTACGTAGGCACGATTTTGGCGGGGCAGTAA
- a CDS encoding DUF4870 domain-containing protein, protein MSNPYPPGPPYDGQNTPYNHPGGYSPPPGGDPGYGPPQGAPGMGQQPYPQQYPQQPYGGQYQQPYPQQPGGPANSDDRTMALLAHLGGLFLGFLVPLVLYLVKKDESPFVRHHAAQALNFQILVFIGYFVSGLLMMVFIGFLTFVAVWIASIIMGIKAAMAANNGESYSYPVSIPAVN, encoded by the coding sequence ATGAGCAACCCGTATCCGCCCGGCCCGCCGTACGACGGGCAGAACACCCCCTACAACCATCCCGGTGGGTACTCTCCCCCGCCCGGCGGTGACCCGGGCTACGGCCCTCCGCAGGGCGCTCCGGGTATGGGGCAGCAGCCCTATCCGCAGCAGTACCCGCAGCAGCCCTACGGCGGCCAGTACCAGCAGCCCTATCCGCAGCAGCCCGGCGGGCCGGCCAACTCCGACGACCGCACCATGGCGCTGCTCGCCCACCTCGGTGGCCTCTTCCTGGGCTTCCTTGTACCGCTCGTGCTCTACCTGGTGAAGAAGGACGAATCGCCGTTCGTCCGGCACCACGCCGCCCAGGCGCTCAACTTCCAGATCCTGGTGTTCATCGGCTACTTCGTCTCGGGACTGCTGATGATGGTCTTCATCGGCTTCCTCACCTTCGTCGCGGTCTGGATCGCCTCGATCATCATGGGGATCAAGGCGGCCATGGCCGCGAACAACGGCGAGTCGTACTCCTACCCGGTCAGCATCCCGGCCGTGAACTGA